One Granulicella sp. 5B5 DNA window includes the following coding sequences:
- a CDS encoding RraA family protein, translated as MNETYSVVASIGTTVIADVFDALGHTPPILDNRLSTVGKARSFAGPAYTISGEPALYTGGDRAKLAAIDNMPAGVVAVWASGDAEGVCCFGDLLASSMFARGCVGAVVDGGVRDVSYLENLAMPVVSRYRTPAQGIGRWRVTSSQAPVRVRGALTEWLSIEPGDAIVSDSDGVIVIPTSLLDEVASKAAAWAQSDTNARNEILGGLPLLSALAKYGHL; from the coding sequence ATGAACGAGACATATAGTGTTGTTGCGTCTATCGGAACGACTGTGATCGCAGACGTATTCGATGCGCTCGGCCATACCCCTCCAATCCTTGATAACAGGCTGTCCACTGTTGGGAAAGCCCGCAGCTTCGCTGGGCCTGCATACACAATCAGTGGTGAACCAGCCCTGTATACGGGAGGGGACAGGGCTAAGCTTGCGGCAATCGACAATATGCCAGCGGGCGTGGTGGCAGTGTGGGCAAGTGGGGATGCAGAGGGCGTATGCTGCTTTGGGGATTTGCTGGCGAGTTCGATGTTCGCCCGGGGTTGTGTGGGAGCGGTCGTCGACGGGGGTGTGAGGGACGTTAGCTATCTTGAGAACCTCGCAATGCCCGTCGTTTCGCGTTATAGGACACCCGCACAAGGCATTGGGCGATGGCGTGTAACGTCTTCACAGGCTCCAGTACGCGTGCGCGGGGCCTTGACGGAGTGGTTGAGTATCGAACCGGGGGATGCAATCGTCAGCGACAGTGATGGTGTCATTGTGATTCCTACGTCTCTACTAGATGAGGTCGCTTCAAAGGCTGCGGCATGGGCACAATCCGACACGAATGCACGCAATGAGATATTAGGGGGACTGCCGCTGTTGAGCGCTCTTGCCAAGTATGGGCATCTCTAG
- the nuoL gene encoding NADH-quinone oxidoreductase subunit L, giving the protein MIAVTKQQYRRFAAGLAIGAMSISLVMAFIAFLHVLSALPYGGGQQVFNFNWFQFGTEWVRIGWIFDPLTAVMLVMVTFVGLLIFIYSIGYMAEDPNFTRFFGFLSLFAGAMLGVALSNSLLTLFMCWEIVGLTSYLLIGFWFANPKAAAAAKKAFIVTRIGDLGFFLGMMWLYGKTGTLLFYDGGAGCLEHSALSALTAHLTLLGTSVSSAIGILIFCGAAGKSGQVPLHVWLPDAMEGPTPVSALIHAATMVAAGVFLIARIYPLMSAPSATMTPLSSTAALQLVTWVGAVTALFGAIVAVAQWDIKRILAYSTMSQLGYMMMGLGVGGVAVGMFHLITHAFFKALLFLGAGSVIHGYGGEQDIRRMGGLRGAMPVTFVTYSCGMLALCGFPLFAGFWSKDEILHAASIWSVTRIPFYMGVAAALLTAFYMIRQMYYVYAGASRQTAIADSSHAIHGSHHVNTPHESPAVMTGPLVVLACFATFLGFAGTPLWPWFQAFLDGKPVHVHYGALTDTLPLMVVSSLVVISGLALGWFVYGKYPIVDPAALDPLEKAAPRVFSFLTEALFVNEFYQATVVRPTYALTRASLWLDQWVWGGVVRSISSATVTLGRIDSYVETHIINGGFNAGCKGVSLGARTLSHLQSGRAQTYLRFLAVVLAVGAILLMGSPRL; this is encoded by the coding sequence TTGATTGCTGTTACAAAACAGCAATATCGCCGTTTTGCCGCTGGGTTAGCGATCGGCGCTATGAGCATCTCGCTGGTGATGGCCTTTATCGCGTTTCTGCATGTACTTTCGGCCCTCCCGTATGGAGGGGGGCAACAAGTCTTCAATTTCAACTGGTTTCAGTTTGGCACTGAGTGGGTGAGGATCGGTTGGATATTTGATCCCTTGACGGCCGTTATGCTGGTGATGGTGACCTTTGTGGGTCTTCTCATTTTTATCTATAGCATTGGCTACATGGCTGAGGATCCAAATTTCACGCGCTTTTTTGGCTTCCTTTCGCTCTTTGCAGGGGCAATGCTTGGTGTGGCCCTTTCTAACAGCCTACTCACGCTATTTATGTGCTGGGAAATCGTCGGTCTCACATCCTATCTCCTAATTGGTTTCTGGTTTGCGAACCCAAAAGCCGCCGCAGCTGCGAAAAAGGCATTTATTGTAACCCGAATTGGAGACCTCGGCTTCTTCCTTGGAATGATGTGGCTCTATGGAAAGACGGGGACACTGTTGTTTTATGACGGTGGTGCGGGTTGTCTTGAGCATTCTGCTCTGAGCGCATTGACTGCACACCTTACATTGTTAGGCACGTCAGTCTCCTCTGCGATTGGCATTCTTATCTTCTGCGGCGCGGCGGGCAAGTCTGGACAGGTGCCACTCCACGTTTGGCTACCCGATGCGATGGAAGGTCCGACACCGGTCAGCGCCCTGATCCATGCCGCTACGATGGTCGCGGCAGGTGTATTTCTAATTGCACGGATCTACCCATTGATGAGTGCTCCATCGGCAACGATGACGCCGCTGAGCTCCACTGCGGCGTTGCAATTAGTGACCTGGGTCGGTGCTGTGACCGCATTGTTTGGAGCAATCGTCGCGGTTGCGCAATGGGATATTAAGAGAATTCTAGCGTACTCGACGATGTCCCAGTTGGGTTACATGATGATGGGGTTGGGCGTCGGCGGGGTAGCCGTCGGCATGTTTCATCTCATCACGCATGCGTTTTTCAAAGCATTACTTTTCCTGGGCGCTGGCTCTGTGATCCATGGCTATGGTGGAGAGCAAGACATTCGTCGTATGGGAGGACTGCGCGGCGCTATGCCTGTCACCTTTGTGACATATTCGTGCGGAATGCTAGCGCTTTGTGGATTTCCTTTGTTCGCTGGGTTTTGGAGCAAGGACGAGATCTTGCATGCCGCTTCTATTTGGAGTGTTACTAGAATTCCTTTTTATATGGGAGTTGCCGCCGCACTGCTCACAGCCTTCTATATGATCCGTCAAATGTACTATGTATACGCTGGAGCATCACGTCAAACAGCCATTGCCGATTCGTCTCATGCTATACATGGCTCTCATCATGTAAATACTCCACACGAGAGCCCAGCGGTAATGACTGGACCTCTGGTCGTCCTAGCTTGCTTTGCGACATTCCTAGGATTTGCCGGAACCCCCCTATGGCCCTGGTTTCAAGCTTTTCTAGATGGGAAGCCAGTTCACGTACATTATGGCGCATTGACCGATACGTTACCGCTCATGGTCGTATCCTCGCTCGTTGTTATTTCGGGGCTCGCTTTAGGTTGGTTTGTGTACGGCAAATACCCCATCGTGGACCCAGCTGCCCTTGATCCGCTTGAGAAAGCAGCGCCAAGAGTATTCTCTTTTCTCACCGAAGCTCTGTTCGTTAATGAATTCTATCAAGCTACAGTCGTTCGTCCTACCTATGCTCTAACACGAGCCAGCCTCTGGCTCGATCAGTGGGTTTGGGGTGGCGTAGTCCGTTCTATTTCTTCTGCCACAGTCACGCTTGGCCGCATCGACAGCTATGTTGAGACACACATCATCAACGGCGGCTTTAACGCTGGCTGTAAAGGGGTTTCACTTGGGGCTAGAACGCTCTCCCACTTACAGTCAGGACGTGCTCAGACGTATCTGAGGTTTCTAGCAGTCGTACTGGCTGTTGGAGCGATTCTACTCATGGGGAGTCCGAGATTATGA
- a CDS encoding NADH-quinone oxidoreductase subunit M: MLAWTIYISFLGALATLAVPKNHLSLVRAIALVTVIAAFVLSSVAFIRGGTGAMTTVTLVPWMPSLGISYHLAADGMTLCLALLTGIVAITGVLFSWNISYREGEFFAFYLLLIGSVYGVFLSYDLLLLFVFYEIVIVPKYFLIAIWGSTRREYGAMKLAIYSFVGSAMVLTGLIAAYVVAGGKGMNLGTLAAYPFPLHFQMWAFPLVFTGFAILAGMWPFHSWAPTGHVAAPTAASMLLAGVVMKLGAYGCLRVAMTLFPLGLGPWGFHFLGFDSWRTVFAVLAIISILYGALVAMVQNDFKFVIGYSSISHMGFILLGLMTLNQIGLSGAVIQMLSHGVLAGLLFAVVGRMLYDRTHTRELSQLGQMHLNRVLPFATVTFVLAGMASMGMPGFSGFIAELMILIGTWKESPLMASCVGVGIVLGVVYVWCAMQKAFFSDNEVQTMEQPLPPISTPERIGTVILITASLAIGLFPKMLLRYISASINSPLFAGLHQGGWR, encoded by the coding sequence ATGCTCGCCTGGACTATCTACATTTCGTTTCTTGGTGCTTTGGCGACATTAGCTGTTCCAAAGAATCATCTATCACTCGTCCGCGCGATCGCCCTAGTGACAGTGATCGCTGCTTTCGTCCTGTCATCCGTGGCTTTTATACGAGGCGGAACCGGCGCGATGACGACTGTAACACTTGTACCGTGGATGCCTTCTCTAGGTATTTCGTACCACCTAGCGGCGGATGGTATGACTTTATGCCTGGCACTCCTTACTGGCATCGTTGCTATTACTGGAGTTTTATTTTCATGGAATATCAGCTATCGCGAAGGGGAGTTTTTTGCTTTTTATCTTCTGCTGATCGGCTCCGTATATGGCGTCTTTCTGAGCTACGATCTTCTGCTGTTATTTGTTTTTTATGAAATCGTAATTGTGCCCAAGTATTTCCTTATCGCGATCTGGGGATCGACACGTCGTGAATACGGGGCGATGAAACTTGCCATCTACTCTTTTGTCGGTAGCGCCATGGTTTTGACTGGGTTAATCGCAGCTTATGTGGTCGCCGGGGGAAAAGGGATGAACCTTGGCACCCTGGCAGCGTATCCATTCCCTTTGCACTTTCAGATGTGGGCTTTTCCGCTTGTATTCACGGGATTCGCGATCCTAGCGGGTATGTGGCCATTCCATAGCTGGGCACCTACGGGACATGTTGCAGCGCCCACTGCTGCCTCCATGTTGCTGGCAGGAGTTGTCATGAAACTCGGCGCCTATGGATGTCTGCGAGTGGCTATGACGCTCTTCCCGCTAGGGCTAGGGCCTTGGGGATTTCATTTCCTAGGCTTCGATTCGTGGAGAACTGTTTTCGCGGTACTGGCAATCATCAGCATTCTTTATGGCGCCCTTGTCGCGATGGTGCAGAATGACTTCAAGTTTGTCATCGGTTACTCAAGCATCAGCCACATGGGTTTCATCCTGCTGGGGCTGATGACATTGAATCAAATCGGCCTGTCTGGAGCGGTTATTCAGATGCTCTCACACGGCGTTCTCGCAGGCCTCCTCTTTGCCGTAGTTGGACGGATGCTCTATGACCGTACGCATACACGCGAGTTATCACAATTGGGGCAGATGCATCTCAATCGCGTCCTGCCCTTCGCGACCGTCACGTTCGTGCTTGCGGGCATGGCCAGCATGGGAATGCCTGGGTTCAGTGGATTTATTGCGGAATTGATGATTCTTATCGGCACATGGAAAGAATCTCCACTTATGGCTAGCTGCGTGGGCGTTGGCATCGTTCTTGGGGTTGTCTATGTATGGTGCGCAATGCAGAAAGCGTTCTTTTCCGATAACGAAGTACAGACCATGGAACAACCGCTTCCTCCGATCAGCACACCAGAGCGGATCGGGACAGTGATTCTGATAACAGCCAGCCTCGCCATCGGACTTTTCCCGAAGATGCTGTTGCGCTACATCTCAGCTTCGATCAACTCCCCGCTTTTTGCGGGCCTACACCAAGGGGGCTGGCGATGA
- a CDS encoding NADH-quinone oxidoreductase subunit M, which yields MNSFPWLSTLTAVPGCCGVLLLVTKRRNRKMTRVLAIACSLVILLMTLLLWHSFDVRIAGMQFEEKRSWIPGLNVQYHLGCDGLGILMLVLSAIVTLISILASSAIESSVSLYYSLIFFLEACLFGAFTALNFVHWFTYWELSLIPAFFLIKIWGGPRRSAAATIFIIYTVAGSIAMLLSFIALYLATGTFDFLELARISQQGALLQTLSAGGWPCLLLQRAPMILFVGVFLGFAVKIPIIPFHTWLPAAYSEAPTGATILLTGAMSKMGLYGLLRVLLPIFAPQMQKFLTPLLWLTVATIVFSSYSALAQSDLKRVFAYSSVNHLGYCLLGVFAMARNIASDPSLLIQRYSAMDGTFLQMFNHGLTAATIFWFVALLEARSGGMRGLNDFGGLRKVAPVMTGLMGIALFSSLGLPGLNGFIGEFLIFKGCFPLVTWSASLCVIGLLLTALFILNTIQRVFTGPLNERWDSFADLTLKEQLMFAPAIALMFVIGLYPQLILGSINTTVVDLVHKIHL from the coding sequence ATGAATTCCTTCCCATGGTTGAGCACATTGACCGCAGTGCCGGGATGCTGTGGCGTTCTCCTTCTTGTTACAAAAAGACGGAACAGGAAGATGACGCGCGTCCTTGCAATAGCGTGCTCCCTCGTCATTCTACTGATGACGTTGCTTCTATGGCATAGTTTCGACGTTCGCATTGCCGGCATGCAGTTCGAAGAAAAACGGTCCTGGATTCCGGGGCTCAATGTTCAATACCATCTTGGCTGCGATGGGCTTGGCATTCTCATGCTAGTACTTTCCGCGATTGTCACGCTCATCTCCATTCTTGCATCTTCGGCAATTGAGTCCAGTGTGTCACTCTATTACTCCTTAATTTTCTTTCTAGAAGCATGTTTATTCGGCGCCTTTACTGCCTTGAATTTCGTGCACTGGTTTACATATTGGGAACTTAGTCTCATCCCAGCATTCTTCTTGATTAAGATATGGGGTGGTCCTAGAAGAAGCGCCGCTGCTACGATATTCATCATTTACACCGTGGCGGGCAGCATAGCGATGTTGCTGTCTTTCATCGCCTTATATCTCGCGACTGGCACCTTCGACTTCCTTGAACTGGCAAGAATCTCGCAGCAGGGAGCATTGCTGCAAACGTTGAGTGCAGGAGGTTGGCCGTGCCTTCTATTGCAGCGTGCACCAATGATTTTGTTTGTCGGGGTCTTTCTTGGATTCGCTGTTAAAATACCCATAATTCCCTTTCATACCTGGTTGCCAGCCGCATATTCGGAAGCCCCCACGGGAGCGACAATCTTACTAACCGGCGCCATGTCGAAGATGGGTCTCTATGGGCTATTGAGAGTTCTCTTACCCATCTTTGCTCCCCAGATGCAGAAGTTTCTTACACCTTTGCTATGGCTTACGGTGGCGACTATAGTTTTCTCTTCTTATTCCGCACTCGCTCAATCAGACCTCAAACGCGTTTTTGCCTATTCATCCGTCAACCATCTTGGTTACTGTCTGCTGGGCGTGTTTGCGATGGCACGCAATATTGCATCCGATCCGAGCCTGCTCATACAACGATATTCAGCAATGGATGGAACTTTTCTACAGATGTTCAATCATGGCCTGACGGCTGCGACCATTTTCTGGTTTGTGGCTTTACTGGAGGCAAGAAGTGGCGGCATGCGAGGTCTAAATGATTTTGGAGGACTCCGTAAAGTTGCCCCCGTAATGACAGGCCTGATGGGAATAGCACTTTTTTCGTCACTGGGGCTCCCAGGATTGAACGGCTTCATCGGCGAGTTTCTAATCTTCAAAGGCTGTTTTCCGCTTGTGACGTGGAGCGCCTCTCTTTGCGTGATAGGCCTGCTGCTTACAGCGCTTTTTATTCTCAACACTATTCAACGCGTCTTTACAGGACCGCTTAACGAACGCTGGGACTCTTTCGCCGACCTGACGCTGAAAGAGCAACTCATGTTTGCTCCTGCAATTGCTTTGATGTTTGTCATTGGTCTTTATCCACAACTAATCCTAGGGTCCATTAACACAACGGTAGTCGATCTGGTACATAAAATCCATCTCTGA
- a CDS encoding NADH-quinone oxidoreductase subunit N → MTSVPYLQFLRFALPEVVVVLTSFLMLAIDLVLRQKPLPFRFKIASMLASAGCLGSVLIIVLDRQTADLAHGMFAMNPLTACLQEAVLALAIITLLLSTTSIFTEHVGEYVLLLLLAAVGMMFLISSRDLLVTFVSLELLSLSLYTLTAFDKRKKSGSEAALKYFLFGGMSAAMLLFGFTYLYGVSASTSYTEVSGAIARVGLSPITAVAIITTMIGLGFKVAVAPLHFWAPDVYEGAPSPVAGFVASSSKVASFFILFILLTTCFPSVAGSAAWMQFHAGWAPVAAILAVLSMLVGNFGAVAQKGARRLLAYSAIAHAGYMLIAVVAHTQDSLEALLYYVLTYSLSTLGTFAVIDAVERNYGDDRFTSLDGLSRRAPMLAGCLFIFLLSQAGIPPLAGFFAKFYVFMTAMRAPQGYSALLWLVILAIGTSTISLYYYLKVLKHVYVIAPEEPSSSFQVSWFTTAVVVALAAGVVATGIFPEPLRVWIHSAVVASGF, encoded by the coding sequence ATGACATCAGTTCCCTATCTCCAGTTCCTTCGATTTGCCCTGCCTGAAGTCGTTGTTGTGCTCACGTCTTTTCTGATGTTAGCAATTGACTTAGTGCTGAGACAAAAGCCGCTTCCATTCAGGTTCAAGATTGCTTCTATGCTAGCCTCGGCAGGCTGCCTTGGTTCCGTTTTGATAATTGTACTGGATCGTCAAACAGCAGATCTGGCGCATGGGATGTTCGCTATGAACCCGCTCACAGCCTGCCTGCAAGAGGCGGTGCTCGCACTGGCGATCATTACACTACTTCTTTCGACGACGTCGATCTTCACTGAGCACGTAGGAGAGTACGTTCTGCTGCTACTGCTTGCGGCGGTCGGAATGATGTTTCTCATCAGTTCGAGAGATCTTCTCGTGACGTTCGTATCTCTTGAATTACTGAGCCTATCTCTGTATACACTGACTGCCTTTGATAAGAGGAAGAAGTCGGGATCGGAAGCTGCTCTCAAATACTTTCTGTTCGGTGGAATGTCGGCGGCCATGCTTCTTTTTGGCTTCACATACCTGTACGGGGTCTCGGCTTCGACATCCTATACAGAAGTTAGCGGCGCGATCGCACGGGTTGGATTATCACCGATCACCGCGGTGGCCATTATCACCACAATGATCGGCCTTGGCTTTAAAGTGGCCGTGGCACCTCTTCACTTCTGGGCACCTGACGTGTACGAAGGAGCCCCCAGCCCTGTAGCCGGATTTGTGGCCTCCAGTTCGAAGGTTGCCAGCTTTTTCATACTCTTTATTCTTCTAACCACCTGTTTTCCTTCGGTTGCAGGAAGCGCAGCCTGGATGCAGTTTCATGCTGGGTGGGCCCCTGTTGCAGCGATACTTGCCGTGCTTTCGATGTTAGTTGGTAACTTTGGAGCCGTGGCCCAGAAGGGGGCTCGCCGCCTGCTTGCTTACTCTGCGATAGCGCATGCGGGCTACATGCTGATCGCTGTCGTTGCGCATACGCAAGACAGCCTGGAGGCGCTACTCTATTATGTGCTGACCTACAGCCTGTCAACGCTGGGTACATTCGCGGTTATTGATGCTGTTGAGAGAAACTATGGCGATGACAGATTTACAAGCCTTGATGGCTTGTCGCGTCGAGCGCCCATGTTAGCGGGCTGTTTATTTATTTTTCTACTATCGCAGGCGGGCATTCCGCCACTGGCCGGATTTTTTGCTAAGTTTTATGTGTTTATGACAGCGATGCGAGCGCCACAAGGCTATTCCGCACTATTGTGGCTGGTGATACTCGCCATAGGCACGAGCACTATATCTCTTTACTACTACTTAAAGGTTTTGAAGCACGTTTACGTTATCGCCCCCGAAGAGCCGTCTTCGTCATTTCAGGTTTCATGGTTCACGACCGCAGTGGTCGTGGCTCTGGCTGCAGGTGTGGTTGCGACCGGGATTTTTCCTGAGCCGCTGAGAGTGTGGATACATTCTGCGGTCGTTGCTTCAGGATTCTAA
- the treS gene encoding maltose alpha-D-glucosyltransferase, with amino-acid sequence MKKLASAGDPLWYKDAIIYELHVRAFADSNNDGIGDFQGLISKLDYLQDLGVTCLWLLPFFPSPLRDDGYDIANYVDVNPAYGTLGDFKQFLDEAHRRNMQVMIELVINHTSDQHPWFKAARQSAPGSPEREMYVWSNTDQLYKDARIIFTDTEKSNWTWDEAAQAYYWHRFFSHQPDLNFDNPRVIEEVLNAMRFWLDMGVDALRMDAIPYLVERDNTSCENLPETHSAIKKIRAAIDADYANRLVLAEANQWPADVRPYFGDGDECHMAFHFPLMPRIYMALRQEDRLPITDIMAQTPAIPDSCQWGLFLRNHDELTLEMVTDDERDYMYLAYSSDPRMRINVGIRRRLAPLVDNNRRRIELLNSLLLSFPGTPIMYYGDEIGMGDNIYLGDRNGVRTPMQWNSDRNAGFSRCDPARLYFPVIMDPIYGYQVVNVEAQLSDQSSLLHWTRNMIALRKLFQVFGRGTLEFLNPENRTILAYLRKLEREDGSAETVLCVANLSRFAQPVSLDMKEYAGAVPVEMLGYVTFPTITTAPYPLTVAPYSFLWFELQPSPHTSLEDGGLPAKNSEEMPRITREAFAKGWEYFATAEGAALLEAELPKWLPNQRWFGSKSRQVERVQILSAAILGDQSDGAKKTGPDWRTAADAGMAGASVLIVDVHYVDSSNERYQLPVAMSLGRDMEEITEAHPQSVIVTLMTPNGPAILHDAKEHEGFRNALLSLIESNQGLPLKQIGESPADHGQAASVLRGDGSQMLKTVHLDAPMQSRVGTAEQSNTSILYADKMILKLFRRLQPGINPDIEVGRFLTEVAHFKAVPPMLGEIRLETQGGGDEAATSLAMLQELVPHEGDGWLWTMNDLARFYESLAGCPAPEEAGSPVSFLTEGKVPKDLWERDTLYLDAAGHLGRRTGELHLALASDTDDVRFKEEPITTDDLELDAERAERQIAAGLGTLRRNLHSLSEPAADDAAAVLSRRLELLTYVGGLRKIEPSGKRIRIHGDYHLGQVLRTRNDFMLIDFEGEPARPLEERRRKQSPLKDVAGMLRSFSYAAWSALDQYAQRYPDRERNLQPWAQLWINTVSNAFLKSYRTAVAVRGDLLPEGAQADALLQGYMMEKAFYELTYELNNRPAWVRVPLAGILALRIGA; translated from the coding sequence GTGAAGAAGCTTGCCAGCGCAGGCGACCCCCTTTGGTATAAAGATGCGATCATTTATGAGTTGCATGTGCGGGCATTTGCCGACTCGAACAATGATGGGATCGGGGATTTCCAAGGGCTTATCTCGAAGCTGGATTACCTTCAAGACCTGGGGGTGACATGCCTGTGGCTGCTGCCCTTCTTCCCTTCCCCACTTCGTGATGATGGATACGACATCGCGAACTATGTCGACGTTAACCCTGCGTACGGAACGCTCGGGGACTTCAAACAGTTCCTCGACGAAGCCCACAGACGCAATATGCAGGTGATGATTGAGCTGGTGATCAACCACACCAGCGATCAGCACCCCTGGTTCAAAGCTGCACGGCAGTCGGCTCCTGGTTCGCCTGAACGCGAGATGTATGTCTGGTCCAACACGGACCAGCTTTATAAAGACGCACGCATCATTTTTACGGACACCGAGAAGAGCAACTGGACGTGGGATGAAGCCGCCCAGGCCTACTACTGGCACCGGTTCTTCTCTCATCAGCCTGACCTGAACTTCGATAATCCCAGAGTCATCGAGGAAGTGCTGAACGCAATGCGGTTCTGGTTGGACATGGGCGTTGATGCGTTGAGGATGGACGCGATTCCGTACCTTGTGGAGCGCGACAATACCAGCTGCGAGAATCTGCCCGAGACACACTCCGCGATCAAAAAGATCCGCGCGGCCATCGATGCGGACTATGCAAACCGGCTTGTGTTGGCGGAGGCGAACCAGTGGCCGGCAGATGTGAGACCGTACTTCGGAGATGGCGATGAGTGCCATATGGCCTTCCACTTCCCCCTTATGCCGCGCATCTATATGGCTCTGCGTCAAGAAGACCGGTTGCCTATCACGGACATCATGGCGCAAACGCCAGCCATTCCCGATAGCTGTCAGTGGGGCCTGTTCCTGCGCAATCATGATGAACTTACGCTCGAGATGGTTACGGACGACGAGCGCGACTATATGTACCTGGCCTACTCTTCCGACCCGCGCATGCGTATCAATGTGGGCATCCGACGCCGACTGGCGCCGCTGGTGGATAACAATCGCCGGCGGATTGAGCTTTTAAATTCACTGCTGCTTTCCTTTCCTGGGACACCGATTATGTACTACGGCGACGAGATTGGGATGGGCGACAACATTTATCTCGGCGACCGGAATGGTGTCCGCACGCCGATGCAGTGGAACTCCGACCGTAACGCCGGGTTCTCCCGTTGCGATCCGGCGAGGTTGTATTTCCCTGTGATCATGGACCCTATCTACGGATATCAGGTTGTGAATGTGGAAGCGCAGTTGAGCGATCAGTCCTCTTTGCTGCACTGGACCCGCAATATGATTGCGCTCCGCAAATTGTTCCAGGTGTTCGGGCGAGGGACACTTGAGTTTCTCAACCCGGAGAACAGGACGATCCTTGCATACCTGCGCAAGCTGGAACGTGAAGATGGGAGTGCGGAGACTGTTCTGTGCGTTGCGAACCTTTCTCGGTTCGCGCAGCCCGTATCGCTCGATATGAAAGAGTATGCGGGTGCGGTTCCCGTCGAGATGCTTGGCTATGTCACGTTCCCGACGATCACGACCGCGCCGTATCCATTAACAGTGGCGCCGTACTCGTTTCTCTGGTTTGAACTTCAGCCCTCGCCGCATACTTCTCTGGAGGATGGCGGTCTACCAGCAAAGAATTCAGAAGAGATGCCACGCATCACACGCGAAGCTTTTGCCAAGGGTTGGGAATACTTTGCCACTGCAGAAGGAGCTGCGTTGCTCGAGGCTGAATTGCCGAAGTGGCTGCCGAACCAGCGATGGTTTGGCTCCAAGAGCAGGCAGGTTGAGCGCGTTCAAATACTGAGTGCCGCGATCCTAGGTGACCAAAGTGACGGCGCGAAGAAAACGGGGCCCGATTGGCGCACCGCAGCGGACGCTGGAATGGCTGGAGCCTCAGTTCTGATCGTGGATGTGCACTATGTTGATAGTTCCAACGAGAGATATCAGCTGCCTGTTGCAATGAGCCTCGGGCGCGATATGGAGGAAATTACCGAGGCCCATCCGCAGAGTGTCATCGTGACGCTGATGACCCCGAACGGCCCTGCGATACTGCATGATGCGAAGGAGCATGAAGGCTTTCGCAATGCTCTGCTGAGTCTCATCGAATCGAACCAAGGGCTTCCGTTGAAGCAGATTGGAGAGTCACCGGCGGACCATGGACAAGCTGCGTCTGTGCTACGTGGAGATGGCTCGCAGATGTTGAAGACGGTTCATCTAGATGCGCCGATGCAGTCGAGGGTCGGCACGGCGGAGCAGTCCAATACGAGCATTCTGTATGCGGACAAGATGATCCTCAAGCTATTTCGCCGTTTGCAACCTGGCATTAATCCGGACATCGAGGTTGGACGATTTCTGACTGAGGTTGCGCACTTCAAGGCGGTTCCACCGATGCTTGGAGAGATCAGGCTGGAAACGCAGGGCGGTGGTGATGAGGCTGCAACATCGCTTGCGATGCTGCAAGAACTTGTTCCTCATGAAGGGGACGGTTGGCTGTGGACGATGAATGACCTGGCACGCTTTTATGAGTCGCTTGCCGGGTGTCCGGCGCCGGAAGAAGCAGGGTCCCCTGTATCGTTCCTCACTGAGGGGAAGGTCCCGAAAGACCTGTGGGAGAGAGACACGCTCTATCTTGATGCAGCTGGACACCTTGGCCGGCGAACGGGAGAACTACATCTCGCGCTTGCAAGTGATACTGACGATGTGCGGTTCAAGGAAGAGCCCATTACGACTGACGATCTTGAATTGGATGCAGAGCGAGCTGAGAGGCAGATTGCTGCTGGGCTAGGAACACTGCGGCGCAACCTGCACAGCCTGTCGGAGCCCGCGGCCGATGATGCGGCCGCGGTGCTGAGCCGCCGGCTCGAGTTGCTTACCTATGTTGGTGGCCTTCGCAAGATAGAGCCATCGGGAAAGCGGATACGGATTCATGGCGATTATCATCTGGGGCAGGTGTTGCGTACAAGAAACGACTTTATGCTTATTGACTTCGAAGGCGAACCGGCGCGTCCCCTGGAGGAGCGGCGCAGGAAGCAGAGCCCGCTAAAGGATGTGGCTGGTATGCTGCGCAGCTTCTCGTATGCAGCGTGGTCTGCGTTGGACCAGTATGCCCAGCGCTATCCTGATCGAGAGCGTAACCTACAGCCGTGGGCCCAGCTTTGGATCAACACTGTTTCGAATGCATTTCTGAAAAGTTATCGCACGGCTGTTGCCGTTCGAGGTGATCTGCTGCCGGAGGGCGCGCAGGCAGATGCATTGCTGCAGGGATACATGATGGAGAAGGCGTTTTACGAACTGACGTATGAATTGAATAACCGGCCTGCATGGGTACGAGTGCCGCTGGCAGGGATACTTGCGCTACGGATAGGCGCATGA